The window ACGGGTAAGTGCAGATTTTAAAATTCctgtcacattttcttttgttcttgGCTCATTAAAAAGTTGCATTTGCAGCTTTCCAAAAGCAGgcgtctttttttttacacctcatGTCCGTGTTTGACCTTAAGCTTGTGTGCACACATCAACAAATAAACTTCACTTGTGCCTTTTGGAGTGTTTGCAGCCAAGCAGGAGGCCTGATGATGTGAACAGGGATGTCATTGTTCAAACCCAGCAGCACTTGCTGTGGTTTGTCGTCTTGTCATTTCTGTCCTACTGCCTGGCGGCCTCCTTTACACTTGTTAACAGCTTTCTCCTCAGCTGGGACACAGCTGttcactgctctgtgtgtgtctttatgcgTGCAGGGACATACTTGTGAGCAAAAGTGTGTTAGGCTGTATGTTGTATTGCCTCATAaaagtgtgtatgtacagtgtgTTCAGTGTTAGTCCATTGTTAAATAATCATGCCGGCTCTGTACTGGACTTGTCTTCACTAATAACTGTCCGGCATTCCCAGCTGCGACAGCTGTTTTTTAAACTGCAACAATAGTGTATTGACCCTCACTGGTCTAAGACAAAAAAGCCCATTTATCTAACTGGACCTTTCACAGCTGATTGTTGCTTTGGGGTTTCACCTCAGCAGCGTCCAAAATTAAAGGATAACACTGGATCTTATTAATCTTTCTATCAACAAATcgcatgaaaagaccaaaacccaCAATTCATTTATCCTGCTAACAagttgtgtgtgcgtgtatgtgtatatgcGTGCAGGCTTCAAGAGAAAGTCGGAAGCTGAAGTTGAATGCTCTTAATTGTTGTAATTTCCATGGAAGGATATTTGGAAAgctgaaatgaaacagaaatatatgaaaatatgatttaacTGTAAACATGAATTACAAGCAATGCTTTCCAAGGcacaaacagaggaaggaaaggataagGTAGCTGATGCTGACCACAATCAAAGAATTTTGTGAAGGGAATCTCTGAACTCCTGACCTGGCTGTGTCATGGCTAAAACAACCAATGAAAACAATAGCAGGAAGTAAACAGGAATAATAAATTACCCCCAAATGACCACTATAGTGGAGAAAAAACTACAATTGGATGCCAAGGTCTCACAGAAAATGATGGTCTGTGTTGCCACCAGTATGTCTGTGCCACAGAACTTGATTGAACTCATCCTGACATTATTAACTCAATATAAAGAACCTGGCTGTtgcatttgggacattttgtaTGGCATGTGTAGCTTTTTTATAAATATCAGATCTGGACATCTTACTGTGCGTAGAGAGGAATATCCTGCAATGACTATGAATATTCCTTCATCCCTGTTTTGTAGTTTATAAACAGTCTCAGAGTGGCATGTTACACGCTCCATCATTATACACATTCAGATTACCCTGATGATCATATATTTTCCACTCTGTTATATTTCAGCTggattcctccctccctccggtGCAGAAGCTGGTGGTTCCTGCTGCAGTGTCCATGTCTGGAAACCGCTCCGTGTCTTTCAGGCCTACATTGACCCCTGGAGGAGTGAGCCGACCTCTGGACAGGACCCCAAGAGAGACGGTCTGCCCACACACAAATTTACGCCACAAGGTTTGGCCAAATGGTGTTGAATACATGCCTGATgctaatttttgtttttgttttgtcttcttaGCCCACGAGACAATCACCGCAACTGCCTGAAGAAACCCCAGGTCCATCTAAAAGGTACTGATGCATAACTATTAGAGATGCTCTGATTTATCAGCTAGCCACTGGAGTAAGTTTAAATTTATAGTAAAAGAAATTAAGTAGAAGACTCAAAGGTATGAATTTGACTATGCATAAGGTTTTGCTGGCCTTTCCTTTAATTCCTTTAAATGTAACAACTCTTCAGCATTTCCTTTCTGTTCTCACCACATCTCTAGTAATTTTCTCCAGTAACTATTTGCTCCTGTCTATACCTTCACTAGCACAATTGGTTTCACTGGCCCGACCTATCCTCTGTCCAGCACACCTACAGCCAGTAGTGTGAGCTCTGGAGGGGgcaagatgaagagagagaggaccagTACACGGCCCTCCTCCAAACGCACCGAAGATGACGAGGTGAGAGCTTTGCATCCTAAAACAACAAGGCCGTGTTTTCAGAAGTCAGGAATTAGATTGCGTTGGATtaattttttcacattttaacaacacaaaaagCTCTTGAAGGAAGTGATGAATAGGTATTGTTCCTTTTACGCCAGGACAGCATGAGACtttggagagagaaagaatgaaaggtcATAAATCTAGATCAGATAATGATGCTTATCTCATATCACTGTCAGTCTGAAAGCTCAAACTTTTTCAAAACTGGCAGAAAGGTGAAATGatacagttacagttacattCATGCTTGTTTTCTCATAATAGGTGGCCGAGGTACCGGAACTTCCAGCCATTTCACTTCCCATCAGTAGCACCGCATTGCCCACCTTCAgcttttcctcccctctaccacCTTTCACCACCTCCACTACAGTCAACACCGCCCCCCAAACGACACCTGTCACTCCTGCTAAGGAAACATTAACAAATAAGGTCTGTATTAAAAAATGTCTACTTCAGCATTAGTACAAATCTAATGGTTAATAACATTATGAATGTATGCATGCGGctaatttttgtgtgtttccaggaCAAACCAGCGGCCTCGACACCCCCTTGTGAACCTTTTACATTTTCCTCCCCGATTGTCAAAGCAACTACTGCTagccctccttccttttccccctCAGTAAGTACAGTTACTTTTCTTAAGGATTTGTAATTGTTTAGACTGCAATGATTTACAACTGTAATATggattataattattttattttattctttgtaGGCTGGATTTACTTTTAGTGCACCTGTAGCAAAGTTGGGTCCCTCCATGTCAAATGGGAGTCTAGCCACTCCCATAATGGCAGCAGGTAAGAGTTACTTAGTTTCTTTTAGGTTGGCATAAtgattttttcctttcttgagAAAATTTTAACTAACTTTTTGGTCGTTCTCCTGTTTCCTACAGTGAAGCCAGCAACAAGCAAAAGCACAGAAGATTTTGAAGGACCCTTTAAACCAGCCAAAACCCTGAAGCAAGGCAGTGTGCTGGATCTTCTTAAAGCACCTGGTTagaatcttttttatgtattgtTGCAATTTTTCAAGGTTCAATCTAGAGTTTCTTTAGTATTTCTCTTCTATTCTCTTCAGGTTTTGCCTCTCCTGTTGCCCGAACTTCCCCGAGTCCCGATGATGCTCCCCAGCAGACCTCCACGCAAATCACTGCGCCCTCCACAACCAccacccccctctcctcttcaaCAGGCTTTGGTGACTTGTTCAAACCAACGGCAGGCTGGAGCTGTGACGTCTGTTTGGTGCAGAACAAGCCGTCAGATAAAAAGTGCGTTTGCTGCATGGCCCCCCAGCCCAGTTCCTCCTTATCATCCAAACCCAAGGACAGTAAACCCAACGCCACCTCAGTCGGGCTGGAGAGCAGCAGCACAAACAGCACCTCCACCACAGGGTTTGGCACTATGTTCTCCAAACCTGCAGGAACCTGGGACTGCGATACGTGTCTTGTTCTAAACAAACCCGATGCAGTAAAGTGTGTGGCCTGCGAAACGGCCAAGCCTGGGACGGGGCTTAAGCCCTCACTGACTCTTCCTTCTGCCTTCTCATCTGTTAAGACTGTATCCAGCCCTACAGCCCCCATCACTACAGGGTTTGCTGGATTTGGAGACAAGTTCAAAAAACCTGAAGGTGCATGGGAATGTGATACATGTATGGTACAGAACAAGGCAGAGGATACAAAGTGTGTGGCCTGCATGAGCGCTAAACCAGGTAACAAGAGCACGACTGTGATAATATTTTCTAGTGTACAAACAGCTGAATGCTGGTTCTACTTTATAATTAAAGATTCATCAAATGTTTAAGTGACtaaatatgtctgttttttttaatgtagtgaAGCATCTTTCTTATCTTGTCAACACTACAGGAGCATCAACAGAGTCCTCAGATGGCGCCTCTTCTTCAGCTAGCAGTGCTCCAGTGTTTGGGTTGGGGGACAAATTTAAGAAGGAAGAGGGTTCCTGGGATTGTGACATCTGTCTTCTACAGAATAAGGCTGCTGATGTACAGTGTGTTGCCTGTCAGGCAGCCAAACCTGGAGCCAAAGTGGAGcccaaaggtaacaaaaatgGCAAATCtctacttttctttgtttttttagtttttgcaaCAATAGTAAATAGTGGGaccaaaatgtttctttatgcATTAGATTTTCAATTATTCTGACTTGTATACgtattcatcacatttaaagtttcaagatagatgcacatttagaCAAATTATAAGGATGTGAGACTTTTGAAATATAACtcataaccttttttttcctcttctgtaGCTTTTGGTTCATCAGCTGTTGGAACGTCAAGCTCCTCTACCTTTGGCTCTTCTACCTCTACTACTGGAGGTTTTAAGTTTGGCACATCAGACAGTACCTCAGCATCTGGATCTGGAAATTTCAAGTTTGGGGGCTCATTTACAGAatcgtcctcctcttcttcttcttcaagtGGATTCAAATTTGGAACTGCATTTGGGAGCTCCTCATCAGAAACCACTTCCAAAGACACTACTGCCTCATCAGGGTTCAAATTCGGCAGCTCATCTGAGGGCTTTAAATTTGGGACTGCCTCTAGCGATGATAAAAAGTCAGACCAGCCTGCCACAGGTTCTGGATTTAAATTTGGTGCCAGCGGCGGGATAGCGTTTGGAACTGGATCATCTAGCACAGAAAGTAACTCTAAGGGCGGCTTCACCTTTGGGTTGTCAAAACCTGAAGAGAAAACGTCAgacaccaccactaccacctcAACCTCCGTTACTTTCACTCCCCCTACTTCCTCTCAAGACAAGGATGACAATGTGGCATCATCAGATGACACCACATcaacaaacaccaacacaaccaccaccacaacTAGCTCCGCTGGGTCTGTATTTGCGAGATTGGGTGAGCCAACTTTGACCACCACCACACCACAAGGGAGCTCCACTTTTGGATCTTTATCTACAGAAAAAGAGCCAGCTGCTCCCACGTTTACCTTTGGGAAgccagaggaaaagaaagaagcgGCTGCCTCTGCTGCTCCGTCTAACTTCCTCTTCGGTGCTGCTAGTAAAGATGCTGATGCTGCAGTGGCCACTACAGGAGGTTTTTCCTTCAGCAAGCCGAGTGCTCCAGCAGAACAGCCTACACCTGCGTTCACTTTTGGAAAGCCAGCAGACAAGACTGAAACATCAACTTCAGAGGCCCCTAAGCCTTCCTTCACTTTTGGACAAAGTGTTGCAGGTATTTTATTtgtcaatgtatttttttagtAAACCTTTGATACATAGTTACCTCCACGAATTATTAAAGGTTGTTTTGTTTGATAGtttgttaaaggaatagtttgacattttgggaattatgctttttaatgtgtttttccagGATGTTGCTGCACGTGGCCAAAAATAATGCAGCACATAACACTTACAATGTGTTATTTTACACCTCAGTTTTTGTATAGAACAAACAAGACATAATGTGTTAGTGAGTTTTAGAGATGCTGGTAGCTGGATTATAGCTTTTGAAAGAATCAGGTCAGATTTCCAGTCTTTCACCTAAACTGACTATCTGCTGGATGtaacttcatatttactgtacagacatgagTGGCGTTGATCTGCTCATCTAACTCTTTGCAGGAAAgccaataaatgtatttctaaaaatacaaattcattttttttttttttatatatacttTGACCACTATGTTGCAgttattgtatttgttgtattttctatAGTACATAACTATAGCATTATGATGACATGGTGAAAGATGATAACTTTCCAACTGCAGTGCAACAACACAACATAAGTAATGCTTTCCCCTCCCTGACAGATTCTGCTCCGGCTCCAAAACAAGCCTTTTCCTTTATGGCTGGTAAtcccaccaacaccaccacttCGTCATCCTCTGCCCCAGCACCAAGTCTGTTCGGCAGCGGCGGCAGCAGCTCCACCCAGGCTCCAGCTTCTACTTCAGCTCCCAGCACTTTCATGTTCGGTCAGTCTGCTGCGACTTCCAGCGACGCTCCTCCAGCTAAAGCCTTTGTTTTTGGCCAGAACCAGGACAGTCAGCCGCCTGCCCCATCCGCGGCCCCAGTGAACTCTGCTCCATCTCCAGCCCCCTCTCAGCCCTTCATCTTTGGTGCTCCTGCCagtgctgctcctgctgctgctccctccTTTGGTTTTGGAGCAGCAGCGCCCTCTGCTGCCTCTTCTGCAGGTCTGTGCCTCCTCTGGCAACTCACAATGGTTATTTTAGATTTGAGATGTGTATATTTGCAATTTATCAAATTTGGCCTTTATATTTATAATCTGTAGATGTATTGATCTttacctcctctctctttctctctccagctccATCTGCAGCTCCTCCCCCGTTTGTTTTCAGCTCAGCCCCCTCTGGTGGCTTCGGGGCCAACCAGACTTCCTCCTTTGGTTCACCCTTTGGATCCCCTTTCCCAGCTGCATCCTCCCCAGCGCCAGCCTTTGGGGCCAAGCAGAATGCCACCCCTGTCTTTGGGCAGCAGGCCAACTCCACACCTGTATTTGGGGCAGCTGCTAACTCTGCACCAGGTGGGTGACTGAAATCATCTTTTAGGCTGTCCAATAGCTTCTTACCCTTTTCATTATGTGCAACATTTAAATGTGCCACATTTTTTTCAGGTGGAGGTTTTCAGTTTGGAGGAGCCAGCGGATTTGCACCCTCGAACAACAGCTCGGGAGTATTTACTTTCGGAGCGGGATCAGCAGCAACTCCTGCCCCCCCTGCTAACCCCTCTATTGCTCCCCAGGCAGGAACACCAACACCAGGATTCAACTTCGCACAGCCCCCCGCGTTCAATATGGGGTATGTTGGCCTTCTCAGTTTAGGGAGCTGTTCCAGGtgttgttttgagtcatttgaCAGTTGTTACTGGTGGCTGTCTATTTGATGAATAATGTCTTTGCTCTTCCAGGTCAACTAAATCCTTCACAGCCTCTCCTGCTGGACAGCAAACGATCGCTGGACGCAAGATCAAGACAGCAGTGCGGCGCAGAAAGTAGAGCCTTGTGGACTCGACTAGAAAGTAGACTTGACTTTGACTTGACTTTATCCCCACTGAAGGCTGAAATAAAATCCTGGATGGTCTCAACTTGACAGACACTGAAATGACTTTGCATGTGAAAAAAGGGCAGAGGCTTCAGGGGACCGCTTTGCGTTCGGGCTGGATGGGTGGGCGGGTTTGAACTTATAGGCTGGGCTGACGTTTTCAGAGGCTTTCACATGTAAACCATGAGACGTCGACGTGAGACCATTTACACAGGAAGttcacataaataaaactgttgacTGAACAATGACGCTGACTTAGAAAACAACAATCAAGCAAAGATCCGTGCTcaacatgaaaaacaagcaAGACAGTCATATCTATATTTTCAACACCGGCAAATGTCTGCAAGACTTTAGGCATGACTTTTTGTAATAAAATTACAAAGGCAAAAACTGCAAACCTAAAGAGTTGCGAGTGTACACAAAATCCTATTAATTAGTATGTGTGATCAGGTTATGAGCTGTGATATGCAGAGAGGTAGTGAGAGCTGTAGGGTTAATCTCCAGTGGTAATCCCACAAACTAGACTGCTCCTCTAACAGGAATCAACAGGTGCTGCTGGAGATGTTGCCATGGTGTCAGTGCAGAGTGCTGTATGTACAGGGATGAGCGTGTTATCTTTGTGGTGAATGCAGCGTGattgttttttggttgttttgtttttttcttcccctcttaTGTACAGACTtgaggtgtgtttgttttctttgtacaTGCTGAGGTTGAGTGTCGGTGTGCGTATGAAAACTGAACGACAGAGTCAATCGCCTGGGTGGCACGTGCCGCCGCGGTCGATCAAgcaaatgaatgtttaaaaacaaaaacaaggggaggaaggaaggagggtgggatcGGGAGAGGAGAAAACGTATCCATGCACTGTGGAGGATGGACCGGGCCGGAGGCTCACGCCCTCGTTCAACTCCTTAGGACTTTGTAAATGCATAGTTTCAAAAGTCATGTTACATGTTTAATTCTTTGACCTCTCTGGTTTTGCTCCACTACTCTGCTTTTCGTGccctcttgtctctctctcttattcctccctcctcctgatTCCTTATACTCTCCCTTTACCTCTCTCTGCCTATCCCTCTTTATCTGTCTCTTAATTGGCCTttgaatattattataaaaaccTGTAAAtagtgatattttttttaatctgtgaagTTGAATTTTTGTGTTACCAACTCCGCATTCAGCATTTTTGTCTTTAGAATTTATTATGTAAGTCCCTACATTCAAAGTTGCCCGAATCCATTTAAAAGGAGCTTAAATGCAAATTGGAGAGCCTTTAATGACTAAAGGTATATTGGCTTTTCTGATCCACTTTTGTTTGGACCAAAACCAGTATTGTATAAAGTATtaagtatatatttttctattgCGTGTTTAAATGGACACGGGTGACTTTGGATGATAAGGAAGtcagtttaattttaaagcCATGATTATTACTGGATGAGtgataacattaaaacaatggATAATTACCATCAATAAAACTATAAAGAAtaatttttctgtttctggtcTTTTCAGACATATTTCAGTTTGACCATTAAATCTGCcattgttattataaatgtatcAGCACATGCAGTACTATATCTCATTTGTTAAGTAACCAATTGTAGTTCAGGATTATTAAAGATATGTGGGAGGTCTTCATTTTGTAGATTATTTTTCTAACAGTGAAATGTCTCGATCAGCACATCTTTAGCACAATTCCTTGATGTCCACATTAAATGGATCCCTATCAAAAATGTTATGTATTAGCTAAAAATATGCGTAACATTTGTCAATCTGTATTGGCCtcaaaaattacattattaattaGGCTTTACGCCCATCTATATCGGATCAGCCGATATTTCgcattttatgcaattagtgagatcggctgtaatgtcttaattcgccgatccgatcaatgtcaTGTTGAAAGTttttgcagatggcttgtgttttatgtctcatttccacaccaccgacatgtttgtttgaatccgacagttagttttgagccctgtcacgatgtgacggacaataaagttttttgaatcttgaatcttgaatcattagctgtcggattcaaacaaacatatcGGTGGTaagggcagacagataaaacacaagctatttgcaatctgtgcagCCCTAAAGTACgtcgtggggaagcatctgcaaaatgtttcaacaccacaaatttacctggatagggaacacgaggaggagcatgccgagtttaagaaacggagcgtggacaaagaagacgtgatcggatcggtgatcggtttatttaaactcactaatcggtgatcggtttatttaaactcactaatcggtgatcggccccaaaaatcatGATGTGTAAAGCCTATTATTAATATAACTTAAGTGCATGGACTCTATGCTATACGATGCAGACGTTATGCCACTTCTCAGTTTTGCAGCTAATTTTCCCCTTTGGCCACTTTTTAATGCAGTGAAAAATCTTAAAGGACCAATAAATTTATTGTAAAATGACATTGATGTTAAGGAAATACGCTAATTTGAAATACCGAATATAATGCCTACTTAAGCAAGTATGTTCTCTGAAATCTCCATTCTTGTGCAAAACACTCACTTTCCAGTACTCTTTGCTtgtgttgaagaaaaaaaattgaaaataaattaacttCCTAACCAAATATTTAATGCTGTGTcaaaatatcagaaaacagGAGACATAATATTGTCACACTGCTTTCTCCTGTCTTAAAGCCAAAATATTcccaaaataataattaattttacatatattataaCGTAGATGAATTGCAATCATAATTTGATATTATATTGTGATTATTATGAGCttatttaataaatgtaaagggtttaatgtgtaataaatatatattatttatagataaATAGTGGTATTTCCATATAGAATGTGTGAGGATTCTTAGTTCTAATTTATGCGAATGAGCTGCTTGTCATTAATTCCATTGCTGATGTCACAGTAAACAGATTCCATATTAAGAGACTTCAGTTTGGTCCTGTCACTTGAACTGAGAACAAGTGTTTCAGCAGCTCACCTTGGTCAATTTGACGTTTTTCACGTTCCGTCACTGAAATACCCAAAAATGTGGTAAGTAACtcacttcagtttttttttcatgtagtttttattcaaaattaaagattaaaactCCTTCACAAACCAGGATTTGGTCAAAACCAAATCACATGGGAGAAATCAAGATAACTTTAATTACATTATAGACTTCTTGTCACTCTGTTAGGCAACGTTTCGCACTAAAAGAGGACCAGCAGATATCGGGGGTCAAATTCACTCTGCCCGCGCTGCCTAATACCAGCCTGCTGACCAGCAGACCACTTCAGATGTACAAAGTGTTTAAGCTTGATGAGGAGCTCGCCTGTACCCTGGGTGATGATATTTCACGGGTAAGGAACATCAACTGATCCTCACATTGTGTTTTACACTTCATATTAGTGCTGGTTAATatagacaaaatcaaatatcacgatattttTGAGTAATAGGAGAGAATACAGAGTATTTATGAAGCTGTAATTCAATCTaatgtttacatgtatttaattgtgaatgtctttattTACATAGATCCCTTCGGCCACTCGTAGCACCATGAGGCATCTGAGCTCTCGACATAATGAGGTCAGCCAGTGGCAGGCCCAGATCTCTGAGAGCATCAGCCGAGTGGACCGAGAGATCAATTCGGTGGAGCAGgtaaacacatactgtatataataaataataatattatactAAATAGCTAAACACTTGAAAATTACTTGCAAAAACAGGAAAGAGAGCACTGATAGAGTTAAAAGTAACAGCAGACTATCATGTGTTCCTTGTGTTCAGGTGAAAGACACAGCTGAGTGCTATCTCCACGAGAAGCAGTTGTACAGCCAGCTCATGCGCGACTGTGTGGTGCTCATTAACAGTCTGAACATAGAGGTGTTGGTACAGGACCGTGTTCAGTTTGAGTTGAAGAAGGAAGAGCAGCTGACCAATGAGATCAGAGAACTGCTCCAGAAGCAGATCTGCATCCTGCTGCAAAAACTGAGGTCAGACAGACCAGAATTCTttcaaaatgtttctgtttgattttCAGGATGTCAAAAGTTGTTACTGCTCCTTAATTTAAAGCATTCTTTCGTCTAACTGCAATATGTTAatttttgatttcttttgtttatttgaactTGATGTAAAATCTAAAATAAGCCACTGCTGCGTCTCACCTTTACTTCTGATCCTCCATCCAGCTCTCTGAAGGAGATTCGCAATCAGCTGCTGGCTGATTTTCAGGATAAAAGTGAAGCCATCGAGCTCACCACCAAATGCATCACCCATGAGCGCAACACCCCGTGCTCCAAGCTGCCTGCTGGCCAATACAGGCCCAACCATGTGAGCTATGACAAGTGGCTGTCGCACTGCAGGGACCTGAAGGTGATGGCTGAGAGCCTGATCAAAGAGTCTTCTTCCTTCAGAGGAAACCTGAGGTTTACACTGGCCAACGTAAGACAACATCAACCATACTagcatacaaacaaacaaccaaaaatagTTTTAAGCTTAATATTGAGTCTGTGGTAATTTTCATCGTCAGTATCAGTGCGTGAGTTTGTAGATTTTGTATTCATAGACATTGAGTCTGATCAACATTTTATCAGTTGGTAATCTTTAAAATCAATACACCTTTTAGTATGTATGCATCAGCAACATCCAAACCTGTAGGGGTTGAgtgaaaaaactaaaatatgacTAAAAAATACTCTTCAAACAAGTAATTGCCGGATTGTTCAGAAACATTACTTTTATCTTTGATTTAATATCTGACCAGTTAAAAAATACCCAAGACTGCCAGCGCCGCAGCACCGATGACTCCCTGAGGAAGAAGATCAATAACACCAGCAGGCTCCAGGATACAATGATCTGGGAGAGGCAGCGGGTCAGTCCACTAGATTCTAGATCAGAACTTGGACTACTCTTAATGTTGAATATTCTGTTTCCTAAATCATTAGTACACACTTATGCATCCACAAAATAATTGTTTGTTGATGTTTGCAAATTATTTCCTCTAAATTCCAGGTCAAGGATGAGATTTTGGATCTGACCAAGGATGCACAGAGGCTGTCGGGTCAGATCAGAAACTGTGATTCCAAGCTCCACCAGGCCACTCATCGCCTGGACATCCTCAACCAGAGGCCAAGACGAGAGCTCTGTGTGGACCGGGTAGGAGCTCCACTAAACTCCCCATGCACAAAGTTTTCATTCAGACAGTAAATGAGATGGCTTTAACccactttttctgtttgtcctcCAGCCCTATGTCAGCCTCACACTGGAGAAACATGACCTGGCAAAGATGTTAGGTGGACTTCACCCAGTGCTGAAGCGCACCCAGTAAGTCTGTCCATTCacaattttacttatttacagcTTCTCACCTCCTGACctgcatttaaatattttgactATCTTCTTTAGGGAATCTTGAATGTACTTATTCTAATGATAAACCTCATTCATAGGCAGGACACGGAGGTCAAACGCAGACACCTGATGATTGTGGAAGATAAGCTGGCCAAAAACGCTTGTGCCTTGGATGTGCAGCAGAAGTGCCTGAACCTGCACCAGAGCTTCCTGCCTGCTCTTGACACTGCTGTGGTCCTTGCCAACAAGCCTCGGATCTGCGCAGCCACTGGCCGCCACACCCCCATCGCTCACTTACAGTAGAGTCCGGGAGAGCGCACCAGCCCTCTGCTCTTTTCTAGCTGGTGTTgcaaaattgaataaaatataaGCAAGATGATGTTGGCGGGTCTTGAATTGATATGGGCTGTACCTCGAAGTGTTTTGAACTGTTTTTCAGGGTAGTTGAACCACCaagtaacatacagtacaaaatctgttttttgaaACAGTTGAAAAGCATGTATATGTGCGAATGATCATGTGCAGAgcttaacacatttaaaaaaaataatgaaatcaaaaaaattaaatgaccaTTGCAAACATTGCCCAAAAAGGGCCATTAAGTTGCAGGCCAGTTAGTGTTAGCCAGCTCAATTTATGACTACTGTTGGACCAAATAACTAACCAattaaataatcaacagattcatTGACAATGAagataattgttagttgcaacCCGAGTGCCTGGTGACAGGTTAAAACAGTATTTAGACCTTCATGTTGGGAAATAAAATctccagaaaataaa is drawn from Scomber japonicus isolate fScoJap1 chromosome 15, fScoJap1.pri, whole genome shotgun sequence and contains these coding sequences:
- the nup153 gene encoding nuclear pore complex protein Nup153 isoform X2 yields the protein MAATGGGKIRSRRYHIASKPYAKTKQQQSGLISRVTDTVKSIVPSWLQKYFKNGDAPEGEGAVQGTDQNCQPPPPPPPNGSEEGPPPLDGRDSPEPSTSNTEPSTSRASLNFQEYVLSRPPLSRSHLHFSPLDASSPTLGVSSSLFSQPSTSSAPGPFSTGFSLVKEIKDNLSQHEDDNISTTSGFSSRASDKDVPTSKTASLPQLWSPEMDRTNSGTQHAQSSLKKPAFNLSVFGTSNSTLNSTVLNSSQLGDSPFYPGKTTYGGAAAVRSSRARPGTPYQAPVRRQIKAKPASAQPCGVTSATARRILQSLERMSSPLADAKRIPSAASSPLSASMDATNLDVSHFQAKKKRLDSSLPPVQKLVVPAAVSMSGNRSVSFRPTLTPGGVSRPLDRTPRETPTRQSPQLPEETPGPSKSTIGFTGPTYPLSSTPTASSVSSGGGKMKRERTSTRPSSKRTEDDEVAEVPELPAISLPISSTALPTFSFSSPLPPFTTSTTVNTAPQTTPVTPAKETLTNKDKPAASTPPCEPFTFSSPIVKATTASPPSFSPSAGFTFSAPVAKLGPSMSNGSLATPIMAAVKPATSKSTEDFEGPFKPAKTLKQGSVLDLLKAPGFASPVARTSPSPDDAPQQTSTQITAPSTTTTPLSSSTGFGDLFKPTAGWSCDVCLVQNKPSDKKCVCCMAPQPSSSLSSKPKDSKPNATSVGLESSSTNSTSTTGFGTMFSKPAGTWDCDTCLVLNKPDAVKCVACETAKPGTGLKPSLTLPSAFSSVKTVSSPTAPITTGFAGFGDKFKKPEGAWECDTCMVQNKAEDTKCVACMSAKPGASTESSDGASSSASSAPVFGLGDKFKKEEGSWDCDICLLQNKAADVQCVACQAAKPGAKVEPKAFGSSAVGTSSSSTFGSSTSTTGGFKFGTSDSTSASGSGNFKFGGSFTESSSSSSSSSGFKFGTAFGSSSSETTSKDTTASSGFKFGSSSEGFKFGTASSDDKKSDQPATGSGFKFGASGGIAFGTGSSSTESNSKGGFTFGLSKPEEKTSDTTTTTSTSVTFTPPTSSQDKDDNVASSDDTTSTNTNTTTTTTSSAGSVFARLGEPTLTTTTPQGSSTFGSLSTEKEPAAPTFTFGKPEEKKEAAASAAPSNFLFGAASKDADAAVATTGGFSFSKPSAPAEQPTPAFTFGKPADKTETSTSEAPKPSFTFGQSVADSAPAPKQAFSFMAGNPTNTTTSSSSAPAPSLFGSGGSSSTQAPASTSAPSTFMFGQSAATSSDAPPAKAFVFGQNQDSQPPAPSAAPVNSAPSPAPSQPFIFGAPASAAPAAAPSFGFGAAAPSAASSAAPSAAPPPFVFSSAPSGGFGANQTSSFGSPFGSPFPAASSPAPAFGAKQNATPVFGQQANSTPVFGAAANSAPGGGFQFGGASGFAPSNNSSGVFTFGAGSAATPAPPANPSIAPQAGTPTPGFNFAQPPAFNMGSTKSFTASPAGQQTIAGRKIKTAVRRRK